In one Alosa alosa isolate M-15738 ecotype Scorff River chromosome 14, AALO_Geno_1.1, whole genome shotgun sequence genomic region, the following are encoded:
- the lman2 gene encoding vesicular integral-membrane protein VIP36 isoform X2, with translation MIGTIERVFFTFNEVGRRTFKHNFLNMAAGRSEITPMYIYSTGINNRMGCRCFLRAICLFWLLQFATVHSDITDGNAEHLKREHSLVKPYQGVGTNPSSQWDFSGSTLVTSQYVRLTPDERSKEGSIWNTVPCFLKDWEMHVQFKVHGSGKKNLHGDGIAIWYTKERLHLGPVYGSIANFHGLAIVIDTYPNDETSDRSFPFISAMVSNGTVAYDHGKDGRPTELGGCAAEIRNKDHDTYLAIRYSKGRLTVMVDVDDKNEWKECIDIGGVRLPTGYYFGASAATGDLSDNHDIISMKMYQLMVEHTQEEDNLDWTKIEPSVSLLKSPKDNVDDPTGNFRGTPLTGWKVFLLLLCALLGIVVCAVVGAVVFQKRQERNKRFY, from the exons ATGATCGGAACTATTgaaagagtgtttttcactttcaatgaagtCGGAAGAAGAACATTCAAGCACAACTTCTTAAATATGGCGGCGGGTAGAAGCGAAATAACGCCCATGTACATCTACAGTACAGGAATCAACAACAGAATGGGCTGTCGGTGTTTTTTGAGGGCAATCTGTCTGTTTTGGTTACTTCAGTTTGCAACAGTCCATTCCGATATTACAGACGGTAATGCTGAACACCTTAAACGGGAACATTCACTCGTGAAACCTTATCAGG GAGTTGGGACGAACCCATCCAGTCAGTGGGATTTCTCTGGAAGCACCTTGGTGACTAGTCAGTATGTTCGCCTTACTCCTGACGAGCGTAGCAAGGAGGGTTCTATCTGGAACACCGTG CCCTGCTTCCTGAAGGATTGGGAGATGCATGTGCAATTCAAAGTCCACGGGTCGGGAAAGAAGAATCTTCATGGAGATGGCATTGCTATATGGTATACCAAGGAGAGACTGCACCTTG GGCCTGTGTATGGCAGCATAGCCAACTTCCATGGGTTGGCCATAGTTATAGATACCTACCCTAATGATGAGACCTCTGAC CGTTCGTTTCCCTTCATCTCCGCCATGGTGAGCAACGGCACGGTGGCCTATGACCACGGCAAAGATGGCCGCCCCACTGAGCTGGGAGGATGCGCCGCCGAAATCCGCAACAAGGACCACGACACGTACCTGGCCATCCGCTACTCCAAAGGACGGCTGACG GTGATGGTGGATGTCGACGACAAGAACGAGTGGAAGGAGTGCATCGATATCGGAGGGGTGCGGCTGCCCACTGGCTACTACTTCGGGGCCTCCGCAGCCACGGGAGATCTGTCTG ATAATCACGACATCATCTCGATGAAGATGTATCAGCTGATGGTGGAGCACACCCAGGAAGAGGACAACCTGGACTGGACCAAGATCGAGCCCAGTGTCAGCCTACTCAAATCCCCTAAAG ATAACGTTGACGACCCGACGGGGAATTTCCGCGGCACGCCACTAACAGGCTGGAAGGTGTTCCTGCTGCTCCTGTGTGCCCTGCTGGGCATCgtggtgtgtgctgtggtggGCGCTGTTGTCTTCCAGAAACGCCAGGAGAGGAACAAGCGCTTCTACtga
- the lman2 gene encoding vesicular integral-membrane protein VIP36 isoform X1 — MIGTIERVFFTFNEVGRRTFKHNFLNMAAGRSEITPMYIYSTGINNRMGCRCFLRAICLFWLLQFATVHSDITDGNAEHLKREHSLVKPYQGVGTNPSSQWDFSGSTLVTSQYVRLTPDERSKEGSIWNTVPCFLKDWEMHVQFKVHGSGKKNLHGDGIAIWYTKERLHLGPIFGNQDHFVGLAIFVDTFRNDLHGMDRSFPFISAMVSNGTVAYDHGKDGRPTELGGCAAEIRNKDHDTYLAIRYSKGRLTVMVDVDDKNEWKECIDIGGVRLPTGYYFGASAATGDLSDNHDIISMKMYQLMVEHTQEEDNLDWTKIEPSVSLLKSPKDNVDDPTGNFRGTPLTGWKVFLLLLCALLGIVVCAVVGAVVFQKRQERNKRFY; from the exons ATGATCGGAACTATTgaaagagtgtttttcactttcaatgaagtCGGAAGAAGAACATTCAAGCACAACTTCTTAAATATGGCGGCGGGTAGAAGCGAAATAACGCCCATGTACATCTACAGTACAGGAATCAACAACAGAATGGGCTGTCGGTGTTTTTTGAGGGCAATCTGTCTGTTTTGGTTACTTCAGTTTGCAACAGTCCATTCCGATATTACAGACGGTAATGCTGAACACCTTAAACGGGAACATTCACTCGTGAAACCTTATCAGG GAGTTGGGACGAACCCATCCAGTCAGTGGGATTTCTCTGGAAGCACCTTGGTGACTAGTCAGTATGTTCGCCTTACTCCTGACGAGCGTAGCAAGGAGGGTTCTATCTGGAACACCGTG CCCTGCTTCCTGAAGGATTGGGAGATGCATGTGCAATTCAAAGTCCACGGGTCGGGAAAGAAGAATCTTCATGGAGATGGCATTGCTATATGGTATACCAAGGAGAGACTGCACCTTG GGCCCATCTTTGGAAATCAGGATCATTTTGTCGGCTTGGCTATTTTTGTGGATACCTTCCGCAATGACCTCCACGGCATGGAT CGTTCGTTTCCCTTCATCTCCGCCATGGTGAGCAACGGCACGGTGGCCTATGACCACGGCAAAGATGGCCGCCCCACTGAGCTGGGAGGATGCGCCGCCGAAATCCGCAACAAGGACCACGACACGTACCTGGCCATCCGCTACTCCAAAGGACGGCTGACG GTGATGGTGGATGTCGACGACAAGAACGAGTGGAAGGAGTGCATCGATATCGGAGGGGTGCGGCTGCCCACTGGCTACTACTTCGGGGCCTCCGCAGCCACGGGAGATCTGTCTG ATAATCACGACATCATCTCGATGAAGATGTATCAGCTGATGGTGGAGCACACCCAGGAAGAGGACAACCTGGACTGGACCAAGATCGAGCCCAGTGTCAGCCTACTCAAATCCCCTAAAG ATAACGTTGACGACCCGACGGGGAATTTCCGCGGCACGCCACTAACAGGCTGGAAGGTGTTCCTGCTGCTCCTGTGTGCCCTGCTGGGCATCgtggtgtgtgctgtggtggGCGCTGTTGTCTTCCAGAAACGCCAGGAGAGGAACAAGCGCTTCTACtga